The nucleotide sequence ACACTGAACCACCGTGTTGGACGGAAGATGGGTCAATCGAATGGCCGAGTCGGTTTTGTTAACCTTCTGGCCACCCGCACCGCTCGCACGACAAATGTCTTCGCGAATGGTCTTGGGGTCGTCCCACTCGATCTCGATCGAAATGTTATCGTCAAGTTCCGGAGTCACGTCGACAGCGGCAAACGAGGTTTGTCGCCGATGAGCAGAATCAAAGGGGCTCATCCGGATCAATCGATGAATCCCAGTCTCACCTTTCAGCAATCCAAAAACGTAGGATCCGCGAATCAGGATGGTGGCGGAATGGATCCCTGCTTCTTCCGCGGGAGAAGTATCCAGAATTTCGGCGTCGAAGCCGCGACGTTCAGCCCATCGCTGATACATTCGCATCAGCATTTCCGCAAAGTCCTGCGCGTCCGTGCCTCCTTCACCCGCCTGGATGGCGACGTAGGCCGAGTTCCCGTCTTCCGGAGCGGACAGCATGGCTTGCAATTCGACTTCGTCGAACTGCTGTTTAAGGCGGTCAACGGTCTGCTGAATCTCGGCAATGGTTTCGGGCGATTCTTCTGCTTCGGCAAATTCCAGCAGAACGGCAAGATCTTCGGATCCGGAAAACAGCTCATTAATCGGCTTGAGGACGCCGTTCAGCGTCTTGAGCTCATTCACCTGAGCCTGTGCTTTGTCCTGGTTGTCCCAGAAGCCTGGCTGGCCCATGGCGTCGTTGATTTCGGCAATGCGGCGATTCTTGGAATCGCAGTCAAAGAGACCCCCGCAGATGGAGGATGCGTTCAATCAAATTCTGGCAGACTTCTTTCAGATCATTGTCCATCGCAGTACTTCAATTCTAAAAAGGAAACCGCCGTTCTCACGCGGAGAATCGGCGATTAAGGCGAGTGTCAGAAAGCCATTGAGCACCTCGCAAAGGGGTGTTCACGCTGGCTTTCAAATCGTTCACGGCGCGGGAATTATAACTGCTGCCCGGAAATCGGACCAGCCGTCTGCGACACCGTCATTTCTGCAACGAATTGAGGAAGTTGGCCATCGAGTCCCAGATCTGCTGGCGAAAAATAATCACCGCAGCCAGGCCTCCGAATACAAACGTCAACCAGAGAATAAACGTCACCAGTCCCGCCGTTCCCGATACCAGATCTTTGATCCAGCGAGTCCATGCGCGGCGGTCGTACTGCCGTCCGATCTTGTCGAATTCCGATTTCAGTCCCGCGGATTTTCGCTCGGCCTTCTCTTTGACCAGACGTCCTTCGACGGCTCTCTCAAACTCGGGGTAGAAGCCAATCGGGACAAAGCTGTCGACGGGATTTTTTTTGATCCGTGCCTTCAGATCGATTATCCCGGTTTTAAGTGCCGTCTGGAGCTGCAGAGTCGAAAACCTTCCCAGAGTTTCTTTCCCCTGCGGAGTCTTGTA is from Schlesneria sp. DSM 10557 and encodes:
- the prfB gene encoding peptide chain release factor 2 (programmed frameshift), which gives rise to MDNDLKEVCQNLIERILHLRGSLDCDSKNRRIAEINDAMGQPGFWDNQDKAQAQVNELKTLNGVLKPINELFSGSEDLAVLLEFAEAEESPETIAEIQQTVDRLKQQFDEVELQAMLSAPEDGNSAYVAIQAGEGGTDAQDFAEMLMRMYQRWAERRGFDAEILDTSPAEEAGIHSATILIRGSYVFGLLKGETGIHRLIRMSPFDSAHRRQTSFAAVDVTPELDDNISIEIEWDDPKTIREDICRASGAGGQKVNKTDSAIRLTHLPSNTVVQCQNERSQHQNRALARKMMIAKLYQIEMDKREAENAARRGEKSRIGFGGETIRSYVLHPESYCKDNRSEYKTSHPQATLDGDLDPWIEAYMRWCLTMKEGK